The Triticum aestivum cultivar Chinese Spring chromosome 7B, IWGSC CS RefSeq v2.1, whole genome shotgun sequence genome window below encodes:
- the LOC123160298 gene encoding protein AMEIOTIC 1 homolog isoform X1 gives MVEARRSRVRGRLHAQGKGAGGGAHQGARRSKKQSVKAHQGTMNNEGKSEAVKAYISHETYQDKYECVLKANGNLEKQVLSLEEKYANATRANGKLEEEVLFLKEKYEAMLEKNTRLEGHVAALSTSFLSLKEGMQFLNDGDQQLQIMGAEPRLSSVCQGVLQS, from the exons ATGGTGGAAGCGCGGAGATCCCGTGTCCGCGGACGGCTACACGCTCAAGGCAAAGGTGCAGGTGGAGGAGCTCACCAAGGAGCTCGCCGGAGTAAAAAG CAGTCGGTGAAGGCACATCAAGGCACAATGAACAATGAGGGGAAATCTGAGGCAGTCAAAGCCTACATTTCTCATGAGACTTATCAG GACAAGTATGAGTGTGTGCTGAAGGCCAATGGCAATCTGGAAAAGCAGGTTCTATCCTTGGAG GAGAAGTACGCGAACGCAACACGAGCGAATGGCAAGCTGGAGGAGGAGGTTCTGTTCCTCAAG GAGAAGTATGAGGCAATGCTTGAGAAAAATACCAGGCTGGAGGGGCATGTGGCTGCTCTGTCCACTTCTTTCCTATCTCTCAAG GAGGGCATGCAGTTTCTGAATGATGGGGATCAGCAGTTGCAGATCATGGGAGCAGAGCCGCGTCTTTCTTCTGTGTGCCAAGGAGTACTGCAAAGCTGA
- the LOC123160298 gene encoding protein AMEIOTIC 1 homolog isoform X2, whose amino-acid sequence MVEARRSRVRGRLHAQGKGAGGGAHQGARRSKKSVKAHQGTMNNEGKSEAVKAYISHETYQDKYECVLKANGNLEKQVLSLEEKYANATRANGKLEEEVLFLKEKYEAMLEKNTRLEGHVAALSTSFLSLKEGMQFLNDGDQQLQIMGAEPRLSSVCQGVLQS is encoded by the exons ATGGTGGAAGCGCGGAGATCCCGTGTCCGCGGACGGCTACACGCTCAAGGCAAAGGTGCAGGTGGAGGAGCTCACCAAGGAGCTCGCCGGAGTAAAAAG TCGGTGAAGGCACATCAAGGCACAATGAACAATGAGGGGAAATCTGAGGCAGTCAAAGCCTACATTTCTCATGAGACTTATCAG GACAAGTATGAGTGTGTGCTGAAGGCCAATGGCAATCTGGAAAAGCAGGTTCTATCCTTGGAG GAGAAGTACGCGAACGCAACACGAGCGAATGGCAAGCTGGAGGAGGAGGTTCTGTTCCTCAAG GAGAAGTATGAGGCAATGCTTGAGAAAAATACCAGGCTGGAGGGGCATGTGGCTGCTCTGTCCACTTCTTTCCTATCTCTCAAG GAGGGCATGCAGTTTCTGAATGATGGGGATCAGCAGTTGCAGATCATGGGAGCAGAGCCGCGTCTTTCTTCTGTGTGCCAAGGAGTACTGCAAAGCTGA